One window of Metopolophium dirhodum isolate CAU chromosome 3, ASM1992520v1, whole genome shotgun sequence genomic DNA carries:
- the LOC132941341 gene encoding uncharacterized protein LOC132941341, whose product MQVVTVVGTLAVTVLALLLCLLCAGLAMTAFIANIVRSPAVQRALIKRFPGAAGTVDGETASRCVSVASDYARRVTVILAFEIWFLAQSVGTGMFIVVELIRLSSRPEDQTPLKSVAGGPIAAQVVDTTAADVAPLPDSAENSAPVTTENSTPLPVGSVKKPSPVEAVTTENGTPLPICSVVKPSAARTPHQAHINIGKRDMPYFRNSTKRAFTRSVPRHSAPIYGRKV is encoded by the exons ATGCAGGTCGTCACCGTGGTCGGAACTTTGGCTGTGACCGTCTTAGCGCTGCTGCTCTGCCTGTTGTGCGCAGGACTCGCGATGACTGCGTTCATCGCCAACATCGTGAGGAGTCCTGCAGTGCAACGGGCATTGATAAAGCGTTTTCCGGGAGCAGCCGGAACGGTAGACGGAGAGACGGCGTCGCGTTGCGTGTCCGTCGCGTCGGATTACGCAAGACGGGTGACTGTGATACTAGCCTTCGAAATTTGGTTCCTCGCTCAGTCCGTCGGCACCGGAATGTTTATAGTAGTGGAGTTGATCAGACTCTCCAGCCGACCTGAAGATCAGACGCCGCTGAAGTCGGTCGCCGGAGGTCCGATTGCAGCACAGGTCGTAGACACCACAGCTGCGGACGTCGCTCCGCTACCGGACAGTGCGGAGAACTCGGCACCCGTCACCACGGAAAACAGCACTCCGCTGCCAGTTGGCAGCGTCAAGAAACCGTCCCCCGTGGAAGCCGTGACTACGGAAAACGGCACTCCGCTGCCGATATGCAGCGTCGTGAAGCCGTCAGCCGCGCGGACACCAC ACCAAGCACATATAAATATTGGAAAAAGAGACATGCCTTATTTTCGAAATTCGACCAAG aGAGCTTTTACTCGGTCTGTCCCGAGACACTCGGCGCCTATATATGGCAGAAAAGTGTGA
- the LOC132940349 gene encoding cyclin-dependent kinase 4 — MCLLRNPPEVRLRLLLIRRHRLRLRRTSPSPSGFSRCHPIAKPFATGRRCPQVVATRPSRSVSRTLCCETILSPRVRCILYVQSAGHLLCHLVPVLLKPDTHKLLTSTVTIMVSPLSRLQSKTFPAMSSMLQEKENYEELNQIGNGAYGTVYKGRDLVNKGKFVAMKKIKIPLAQDGVPMTTLREIALLKQLDQQKHPNIVKLLDVVHGPRLYNEKCMTLYLVFEHIEQDLATYMARCPKPGMSSEIIKSVMRQILSGVDFLHCNRVVHRDLKPQNVLVSSDLRIKIADFGLAKIYDFDMKLTSVVVTLWYRAPEVLLGLPYATAVDVWACGCIMGEMYKLSPLFDGESEAEQLDRIFRVIGLPSALNWPKNVSLLRSSFESYPQTCLKTVIPDICSKGTDLLMKMLMFDSTERVSAREALKHPYFNET; from the exons ATGTGCTTGCTCAGGAATCCACCGGAAGTGCGTCTTCGTCTTCTCCTCATACGTCGTCATCGTCTTCGTCTGCGTCGTACAAGTCCGAGTCCATCCGGTTTTTCTCGTTGCCACCCTATAGCCAAGCCCTTTGCCACGGGCCGACGCTGTCCACAGGTGGTTGCGACTCGTCCATCGCGATCCGTGTCAAGGACGTTGTGTTGTGAAACCATCCTCTCACCCCGTGTGCGTTGTATATTGTATGTGCAATCCGCGGGTCATTTACTCTGTCATCTCGTCCCGGTTTTGTTGAAACCAGATACCCACAAACTACTCACGTCCACTGTCACCATCATGGTATCGCCACTATCCCGATTGCAGTCCAAGACGTTCCCTGCTATGTCGTCAATGCTACAGGAAAAGGAAAACTATGAAGAGCTTAATCAGATAGGAAATG GAGCATATGGTACCGTGTACAAGGGCCGAGATCTTGTCAATAAAGGAAAATTTGTAGCCATGAAAAAGATAAAAATCCCATTGGCCCAGGATGGTGTACCAATGACTACTCTGCGCGAGATTGCTCTACTCAAGCAACTTGATCAACAAAAACATCCAAATATTGTcaa ACTTTTGGATGTGGTACATGGTCCGAGACTATACAACGAGAAATGTATGACACTTTATTTGGTGTTTGAACACATCGAACAAGACTTAGCCACCTACATGGCACGATGTCCAAAACCTGGAATGTCTTCTGAAATCATTAAG agTGTTATGCGACAAATATTATCAGGAGTTGACTTTCTTCACTGTAATCGTGTTGTACATCGTGATCTCAAACCACAAAACGTTTTAGTGTCAAGTGACCTCAGAATTAAAATTGCTGATTTTGGTCTagctaaaatatatgattttgatATGAAGTTGACCTCAGtt gtggTAACATTATGGTATCGAGCACCTGAAGTTTTATTAGGTTTACCTTACGCTACTGCAGTTGATGTCTGGGCTTGTGGCTGTATAATGGGAGAGATGTACAAATTATCTCCTTTATTTGATGGCGAATCTGAAGCTGAACAGTTAGATAGgatatttag GGTGATTGGTCTACCATCTGCATTAAATTGGCCAAAGAACGTTTCTCTATTGAGGAGTTCTTTTGAGTCTTATCCACAGACTTGTTTGAAGACTGTAATCCCTGATATATGTTCTAAGGGAACAGATTTGTTAATG
- the LOC132941641 gene encoding LOW QUALITY PROTEIN: juvenile hormone acid O-methyltransferase-like (The sequence of the model RefSeq protein was modified relative to this genomic sequence to represent the inferred CDS: deleted 1 base in 1 codon), producing MHCPEQYIKDNGMQRRDARDISNIYIEKMVWKSNEIVLDLGCGPGDVTSDILYPFLKNKINQLVGVDKSIEMVEFAKKNYGCSKMDFKVLDIENAHDCSFYSHTFNKIFSFFCFHWVHNKVDSLLNMHLMLKSGGEILVNFMLINPLVELYKCMDTEWQIYIKDIKQMSQNVYSQDEIRDIFTKAGFRIINLESSIKKYTFPDFPSLLSAVKAVDVMYNILPQHLHDRYSMHVKDKICERQMVQICPITGKIIKAYLPITVHAVKD from the exons ATGCATTGCCCAGAGCAGTATATCAAAGATAATGGTATGCAACGGAGGGATGCCAGAGATatctcaaatatatatatagaaaaaatggTATGGAAATCTAATGAAATAGTTTTAGACTTAGGATGTGGACCAGGTGATGTTACCTCAGATATTCTTTATccttttttaaagaataaaatcaATCAGTTG gttggTGTTGATAAATCAATTGAAATGGTagaatttgcaaaaaaaaac tatggATGCTCCAAGATGGATTTCAAAGTTCTGGATATAGAAAATGCCCATGACTGCTCTTTTTATTCAcacacatttaataaaatattttcatttttctgcTTTCACTGGGTTCATAATAAAGTTGATTCCTTGCTGAATATGCACTTAATGTTGAAAAGTGGTGGAGAAATTCTGGTTAACTTCATGTTAATTAATCCATTGGTtgaattgtataaatgtatggaTACAGAAtggcaaatatatattaaa GATATAAAGCAGATGTCACAAAATGTGTATTCACAAGATGAAATAAGAGACATTTTCACCAAGGCTGGATTtcgaattattaatttagaatcaagtatcaaaaaatatacatttccaGACTTCCCATCtcttttaa gtGCCGTTAAAGCAGTAGatgttatgtacaatattttgcCACAACATTTGCATGATAGATACTCCATGCatgttaaagataaaatatgtgAGCGACAAATGGTTCAAATATGCCCCATTACAGGAAAAATAATCAAGGCATATCTTCCTATTACTGTGCATGCTGTCaaagattaa